One region of Halomonas huangheensis genomic DNA includes:
- the ureA gene encoding urease subunit gamma encodes MELTPRDKDKLLLFTAGLLAERRRARGLKLNYPEAVALISCEIMEGARDGRSVAEMMSEGRRILTRDDVMDGVAEMVDEVQVEATFPDGTKLVTVHNPIT; translated from the coding sequence ATGGAGCTGACGCCCAGAGACAAGGACAAGCTGCTGCTGTTTACCGCGGGATTGCTGGCTGAGCGCCGGCGGGCCCGGGGACTCAAGCTCAACTATCCCGAAGCGGTGGCCTTGATCAGTTGCGAGATCATGGAAGGTGCCCGTGATGGCCGCTCGGTGGCCGAGATGATGAGCGAAGGACGGCGCATCCTGACCCGCGATGATGTCATGGACGGTGTGGCCGAGATGGTCGACGAGGTGCAGGTTGAGGCGACGTTTCCGGACGGTACCAAGTTGGTGACCGTACATAACCCCATCACCTGA
- the ureE gene encoding urease accessory protein UreE: MLNLTERLGPIAAEAAEDTLTLSYDDRIKGRLRVQLDSGRAAGLFLDRGPVLRDGDGLQGEGVRVRVTAAPEPVVTARVEPGLPLARLCYHLGNRHVTLGIGEDEQGAWVRFSPDHVLEDLAVRLGAELTHHQAPFDPEPGAYSMAGHSHGHANGHHHEYSHDDGHEHHHAH, translated from the coding sequence CTGTTGAATCTCACCGAACGGCTCGGCCCTATTGCCGCAGAGGCGGCCGAGGACACGCTGACCCTCAGCTATGACGACCGTATCAAAGGGCGCCTGCGCGTCCAGCTCGACAGTGGACGTGCTGCGGGTCTGTTTCTCGATCGTGGCCCGGTGCTACGTGATGGCGACGGTTTGCAGGGCGAGGGGGTCCGGGTCCGAGTGACTGCCGCGCCTGAGCCTGTAGTGACCGCACGAGTCGAACCGGGACTGCCGTTGGCGCGACTCTGTTACCACCTGGGCAATCGCCACGTCACCCTCGGCATCGGTGAGGATGAGCAGGGCGCCTGGGTACGGTTCTCTCCAGACCATGTGTTGGAAGATCTGGCGGTACGCCTCGGCGCCGAGCTGACTCACCATCAGGCCCCTTTTGATCCAGAGCCGGGCGCCTACAGCATGGCTGGTCACTCCCATGGCCATGCCAATGGACACCATCACGAGTACAGCCACGATGATGGGCACGAGCATCACCATGCCCACTGA
- a CDS encoding urease subunit beta → MIPGEYQLQPDDIQLCEGRPRLTLEVANRGDRPIQVGSHYHFAEANPALRFDREAARGQRLDIAAGTAIRFEPGQTRVVTLIPFVGRRHIYGFRGDVMGSLEDGRGDDQ, encoded by the coding sequence ATGATACCCGGTGAATACCAACTGCAACCCGATGATATTCAGCTATGTGAAGGGCGTCCACGCCTGACGTTAGAGGTCGCCAATCGCGGAGATCGGCCGATCCAGGTTGGCTCTCACTACCACTTTGCCGAGGCCAATCCAGCGCTCCGGTTCGATCGAGAGGCAGCGCGCGGGCAGCGTCTTGATATCGCCGCAGGTACGGCGATTCGCTTCGAACCAGGGCAGACGCGCGTGGTTACGCTGATACCGTTCGTTGGCCGTCGGCATATCTACGGCTTTCGTGGCGATGTCATGGGTAGCCTGGAAGATGGACGAGGAGACGACCAATGA
- the ureC gene encoding urease subunit alpha produces MKISRQAYADMYGPTVGDRVRLGDTELWIEVERDSTLYGEEVKFGGGKVIRDGMGQSQRHDAEVMDTVITNALILDWWGIVKADVGVKAGRIAAIGKAGNPDTQPGVEIVIGPGTEVIAGEGHILTAGAIDAHVHFICPQLVEEALASGITTMLGGGTGPATGSKATTCTPGAWHIHQMLKACDALPMNIGLLGKGNASLPQGLESQLEAGAMGLKLHEDWGTTPASIDNCLSVAERYDVQIAIHTDTLNESGFVEDTLAAFKERGIHTYHTEGAGGGHAPDIITACAKDYVLPSSTNPTRPYTVNTIDEHLDMLMVCHHLDPNIPEDVAFADSRIRRETIAAEDILQDLGVISMISSDSQAMGRIGEVICRTWQTAHKMKIQRGLLAEDEALGADNLRARRYIAKYTINPAITHGIADEVGSVEVGKLADLVLWNPAFFGVKPALVIKGGMIAMAPMGDANASIPTPQPVHYRPMFGALGKAASATRVSFVSQAALAAGIKERLGLESRLVACRGVRGVRKQDMKLNDRCPQLSVDPQTYEVICDGELLSCEPLDTLPLAQRYHLF; encoded by the coding sequence ATGAAGATCTCTCGTCAAGCTTACGCCGATATGTATGGACCCACAGTCGGCGATCGGGTGCGGTTGGGCGATACCGAACTGTGGATCGAGGTCGAGCGTGATTCGACGTTGTATGGCGAAGAGGTCAAGTTCGGTGGTGGCAAGGTAATACGTGATGGCATGGGCCAGAGCCAGCGCCATGATGCCGAGGTCATGGACACGGTGATCACCAACGCCCTGATCCTCGATTGGTGGGGCATCGTCAAGGCAGATGTGGGCGTGAAGGCTGGTCGCATCGCGGCTATTGGCAAGGCTGGTAACCCGGACACCCAGCCCGGTGTCGAGATCGTGATTGGCCCGGGTACCGAGGTCATCGCCGGTGAGGGCCATATCCTGACCGCCGGCGCCATCGATGCCCATGTGCATTTTATTTGCCCGCAGTTGGTTGAAGAGGCGCTGGCCAGTGGTATCACTACCATGCTGGGGGGCGGTACGGGGCCAGCCACTGGATCGAAGGCCACTACCTGTACACCGGGGGCCTGGCATATTCACCAGATGCTCAAGGCCTGTGACGCACTACCGATGAATATCGGCCTGCTGGGCAAGGGCAATGCCAGTCTTCCTCAAGGCCTGGAGAGCCAGCTCGAGGCAGGTGCCATGGGCCTCAAACTGCATGAGGACTGGGGTACCACGCCGGCTTCCATCGATAACTGTCTGTCGGTGGCGGAGCGCTACGATGTTCAGATTGCGATCCACACCGACACCCTCAATGAATCCGGCTTCGTCGAGGATACGCTGGCGGCGTTCAAGGAACGCGGCATCCATACCTATCACACCGAGGGCGCTGGTGGTGGACATGCTCCCGATATCATCACCGCCTGTGCGAAAGACTATGTGCTGCCGTCCTCGACCAACCCGACTCGCCCGTACACGGTGAACACCATCGATGAGCATCTCGATATGCTGATGGTCTGCCACCACCTCGATCCCAACATCCCCGAGGATGTTGCCTTTGCCGATTCTAGAATTCGTCGAGAGACCATTGCCGCAGAGGATATTCTCCAGGACCTCGGCGTGATCTCGATGATCTCCTCTGATTCCCAGGCCATGGGGCGGATAGGAGAGGTGATCTGCCGGACCTGGCAGACCGCACACAAGATGAAGATCCAGCGTGGTCTGCTGGCCGAGGATGAAGCACTGGGTGCCGATAATCTGCGCGCCCGACGTTATATCGCCAAGTACACCATCAATCCCGCCATTACCCATGGGATTGCCGATGAGGTGGGGTCGGTTGAGGTCGGGAAACTGGCCGATCTGGTGTTGTGGAACCCGGCCTTCTTCGGCGTCAAGCCGGCGCTTGTGATCAAGGGTGGCATGATTGCCATGGCGCCGATGGGCGACGCCAATGCCTCGATTCCCACCCCACAGCCGGTGCACTACCGGCCCATGTTCGGAGCACTGGGCAAGGCAGCCAGTGCCACTCGGGTGAGCTTTGTCAGCCAGGCAGCGTTGGCTGCCGGCATCAAGGAGCGGCTGGGTCTGGAGAGTCGTCTGGTGGCTTGTCGAGGGGTGCGTGGCGTACGCAAGCAGGACATGAAACTCAATGATCGCTGTCCGCAGCTCAGCGTCGACCCGCAGACATACGAAGTGATCTGCGATGGCGAACTGTTGAGTTGCGAACCACTGGATACGCTGCCGCTGGCGCAGCGTTATCACCTCTTCTAG